One Pectobacterium colocasium DNA segment encodes these proteins:
- a CDS encoding branched-chain amino acid transaminase gives MTKKADYIWFNGEMVPWAEAKVHVMSHALHYGTSVFEGVRCYNSHKGPVVFRHREHMQRLRDSAKIYRMPVEQSVDELMEACRETLRKNNLTSAYIRPLVFIGDVGMGVNPPDGYKTDVIIAAFPWGAYLGEEALEAGIDAMVSSWNRAAANTIPTAAKAGGNYLSSLLVGSEARRHGYQEGIALDVHGYVSEGAGENLFEVKDGVIFTPPFTSSALPGITRDAIIKLAKDAGYEVREQVLSRESLYLADEVFMSGTAAEITPVRSVDGIQVGIGKRGPVTKALQQAFFGLFTGETEDKWGWLDPVNQ, from the coding sequence ATGACAAAAAAAGCGGATTACATTTGGTTCAATGGCGAGATGGTTCCATGGGCTGAAGCAAAAGTACACGTGATGTCGCACGCCTTGCATTATGGCACTTCCGTGTTTGAGGGTGTTCGTTGCTACAATTCACACAAGGGCCCGGTGGTTTTTCGTCACCGTGAGCACATGCAGCGCCTGCGTGATTCGGCAAAAATTTATCGTATGCCGGTCGAACAAAGCGTGGATGAACTGATGGAAGCCTGCCGTGAAACGCTGCGTAAAAATAACCTGACCAGCGCCTATATTCGCCCGCTGGTGTTCATTGGCGATGTCGGTATGGGTGTGAATCCACCAGACGGTTATAAAACTGATGTGATCATCGCGGCGTTCCCGTGGGGCGCGTATCTGGGTGAAGAAGCGCTGGAAGCAGGCATTGATGCGATGGTGTCGTCCTGGAATCGCGCTGCGGCGAATACGATTCCGACTGCGGCTAAAGCAGGCGGTAACTATCTTTCCTCTCTGCTGGTGGGTAGCGAAGCCCGCCGTCACGGCTATCAGGAAGGGATCGCGCTGGATGTCCACGGCTATGTTTCTGAAGGTGCTGGCGAGAACCTGTTTGAAGTGAAGGATGGCGTCATCTTCACGCCGCCATTCACCTCTTCGGCGCTGCCGGGCATTACGCGTGACGCCATCATCAAGCTGGCGAAAGATGCGGGATATGAAGTGCGCGAGCAGGTGCTATCCCGTGAGTCACTCTATCTGGCAGATGAAGTGTTCATGTCCGGTACGGCGGCGGAAATCACCCCAGTGCGCAGCGTAGACGGTATTCAGGTCGGCATTGGCAAACGCGGCCCAGTCACTAAAGCTCTGCAACAGGCGTTCTTTGGCCTCTTCACGGGTGAAACCGAAGATAAATGGGGCTGGTTGGATCCGGTAAATCAGTAA
- the ilvM gene encoding acetolactate synthase 2 small subunit, whose amino-acid sequence MTHHQLSIQARFRPEVLERVLRVTRHRGFKVCAMNMVQTTNTDHINIELTVASHRSVDLLSTQLSKLLDIACVDIQPMTTSQQISA is encoded by the coding sequence ATGACACATCATCAACTTTCGATTCAGGCACGCTTTCGTCCCGAGGTTCTGGAGCGTGTATTGCGTGTTACCCGCCATCGCGGTTTCAAAGTTTGCGCGATGAATATGGTGCAAACTACCAATACCGATCACATTAATATTGAACTGACCGTTGCCAGCCATCGTTCGGTAGATTTATTGTCAACACAATTGAGTAAGCTGTTGGATATTGCCTGTGTTGACATTCAACCGATGACGACATCACAGCAGATCAGCGCCTAA
- the ilvG gene encoding acetolactate synthase 2 catalytic subunit produces the protein MNGAQWVVQALRAQGVDTVFGYPGGAIMPVYDALYDGGVKHLLCRHEQGAAMAAIGYARSTGNVGVCIATSGPGATNLITGLADALLDSVPVVAITGQVGSALIGTDAFQEIDVLGLSLACTKHSFLVESLESLPEVMAEAFAIANSGRPGPVLVDIPKDIQLAMGDFTPNFAPVANDVEFPEQDIAQARALLAKAQKPVLYVGGGVGMANAVPALREFLSVADIPSVSTLKGLGVVDANHPYYLGMIGMHGTKAANLIVQECDMLIAVGARFDDRVTGKLNAFAPHASVIHMDIDPAELSKLRHANVALQGDLKTILPALQQPLNVNAWRQQATMMKAEYPWRYDHPGQAIYAPALLKTISERMDADTVVTTDVGQHQMWAAQHMTFSRPENFITSSGLGTMGFGVPAAVGAQVARPDDMVICISGDGSFMMNVQELGTIKRKRLPLKIVLLDNQRLGMVRQWQQLFFDERYSETDLSDNPDFLTLASAFDIPGQRITRKDQIDVALDALFNSEGPYLLHVSIDEYENVWPLVPPGAGNETMLDKPE, from the coding sequence ATGAATGGAGCACAGTGGGTTGTACAAGCGTTGCGAGCACAGGGAGTGGACACCGTTTTTGGATATCCCGGTGGCGCGATAATGCCCGTCTATGATGCACTTTATGACGGCGGCGTTAAACACCTGCTGTGTCGCCATGAGCAAGGCGCGGCGATGGCGGCAATTGGCTATGCCCGATCCACGGGTAACGTGGGCGTCTGCATTGCGACCTCTGGCCCTGGCGCGACGAACCTGATCACCGGTTTGGCCGATGCGCTGCTGGATTCTGTACCTGTAGTGGCGATCACCGGACAGGTCGGGTCGGCGCTGATTGGAACCGATGCGTTCCAGGAAATCGATGTGTTGGGGCTGTCGCTGGCCTGTACGAAACACAGTTTTCTGGTCGAGTCTCTCGAATCACTGCCGGAAGTGATGGCAGAAGCGTTCGCGATTGCTAATAGCGGCCGTCCTGGCCCTGTTCTGGTCGATATTCCTAAAGATATTCAACTGGCTATGGGCGATTTCACGCCGAATTTTGCGCCCGTTGCTAATGATGTTGAGTTCCCCGAGCAAGATATCGCGCAGGCACGAGCCCTGTTGGCGAAAGCACAAAAACCGGTCTTGTATGTTGGCGGTGGGGTCGGTATGGCGAATGCGGTTCCGGCACTGCGTGAATTCCTGAGTGTGGCAGATATCCCTTCCGTTTCGACGCTGAAAGGTTTGGGTGTCGTGGATGCCAATCACCCCTATTACCTCGGTATGATTGGTATGCACGGCACGAAAGCGGCGAACCTGATTGTGCAGGAATGCGATATGTTAATCGCCGTCGGAGCACGTTTTGATGACCGTGTGACAGGCAAACTGAATGCCTTCGCACCTCACGCCAGCGTGATCCACATGGATATCGACCCAGCGGAGTTGAGCAAATTGCGCCATGCCAATGTGGCATTACAAGGCGATCTGAAGACGATATTACCGGCACTGCAACAACCGCTGAACGTCAATGCATGGCGCCAGCAGGCGACCATGATGAAAGCGGAATACCCGTGGCGTTATGATCATCCCGGTCAGGCGATTTATGCGCCTGCGCTGCTGAAAACGATCTCTGAACGAATGGATGCGGACACGGTAGTGACGACTGATGTGGGCCAGCACCAGATGTGGGCTGCGCAGCATATGACGTTCAGCCGCCCTGAGAATTTCATCACTTCCAGCGGCCTCGGCACCATGGGATTCGGTGTACCAGCGGCGGTCGGTGCGCAGGTTGCGCGCCCAGATGACATGGTTATCTGCATTTCCGGCGACGGTTCTTTCATGATGAACGTTCAGGAACTGGGCACCATCAAACGAAAACGGCTGCCGTTGAAAATCGTGCTGCTGGATAACCAACGGTTGGGCATGGTACGTCAGTGGCAGCAGTTATTCTTTGATGAACGCTATAGTGAAACTGACCTCTCCGATAACCCTGATTTCCTGACGCTGGCAAGCGCGTTTGATATCCCCGGCCAGCGCATCACCCGTAAAGATCAAATTGATGTCGCGCTGGATGCCCTATTTAACAGCGAAGGACCCTATTTACTGCACGTCTCGATCGATGAATACGAAAACGTCTGGCCGTTGGTTCCGCCGGGTGCGGGTAACGAAACGATGCTCGATAAACCCGAATAG
- the ilvL gene encoding ilv operon leader peptide — protein sequence MKALSLVISLVVISVVVIIIPPCGAALGRRMA from the coding sequence ATGAAAGCCCTATCCCTAGTGATTAGCCTAGTCGTGATTAGCGTGGTGGTGATTATTATCCCACCGTGCGGGGCTGCACTTGGACGAAGAATGGCTTAG